DNA from Fusarium verticillioides 7600 chromosome 4, whole genome shotgun sequence:
GCTCGCATATACCTTTAAGGTATTCTCTCGCAGTTGTTGATCCAAGATATAAATAACTCCCAGtgagagacgaagagggCGGAGATCATATGTATCGAGGTAGTCGGTCAAAAACTTGTCGAAAGACAGCTGATCCGCTAATCTCTGGGCATAGAACTTTCCACTCTGTTTCCAATCAAAGATTCGAGAGTAAGATGCCAGCTCGAAGGCTTGTCCAAACTCAGAATCGCATATCTCGTTGATCTTCAGAATGCTCGTAGTCCGCCGCAGAATTGAGATCCAGAATTTATCCTTCCATATCAAAAAGCCCCAACTGTCCCAGTCGATAGTAAGGCCAAGTCTCAAGGTTTTCTCAAAATCGCGTCTTTGGAAAAGGCAGAAGGTTTCATGTGATGGGCTTGAGTAACGAACCCAGGGGCCATCGAGGCTAAGGCTGGCTTGTTGTGCTGGTAGCTCGCGCTCCCATTGGCGACTCCTTTCATCTGATTCATCTGCTGGACTCTGAGTCCCGTCATAAGAGTGATGGCTAGTTTTTTCCAACACTCGTTTTGCCTGGCTCGCGGCATCAAGTGGGAGGAATTGCAATATTTGTGGCTCCGGAATACCAAGGCACTGCATTGCAATACCAATTGAGATGGGAACATCATCCGACTCTTGGAGAGAGTATTcaggccaggccaagatatcatcgataTTCCTACCAATTGATACAAGAGAAAGATCTGGGGCTTCTAAAGATATCACCATCTGTCGTCCCTCTGCTGTTCTACCACACGGTAAAAATCCATGAGCGAGCCAGAACAAAGTCTGCAGCGAGGAACTTTCCCTCCTCTCATCGACACCTGCTTCAAAGATCTCTTTCGCAATATGCGGCACAAACGAAACAGAAGTCAAATAACTCCAAGATCCTTTGTGTCGACCAAGCTGCTGCAGCTTGCCCGTTATACCGTATATTGTAGGTTGGGGAGTGGTTTCAAGGGTGATTGTGCCATAAGCACTTCGACGCACAGCCATCACTGTTCCATCAGAGTCTGGTTCACTGTCTGACCAGGATCTAGAGCTTGCTGAGTCTCGACTAGAAGAACCTCTCATTCTGCTCATTGCGTGAGTCTGTTTCTTGCGGACCCATTCGAAATGTGAATCAGATTCTCTTTGTTTGGCTTTTCTCGGTAAAGCGAAATGTCGAATCGATGCTCGTTCCCCATCAAAGTTCCTCCTGATTCCCTTTCGCTGCAGGATTCCTTTGTCAACACGGTCTCCATAACGGCCGAGAAGacccaagatcaagatccaaTGCTTATTCACCACCAAAGCAGTTCGACTGTTGACAACTTCCAGTGTTCCGCCAGTCTTTGGTACGTCCAAGTCCACCAGTCCGTTGCTAATCCCGTCCCGCACTTCATAAGATTCAATAAGCTCAGACATCTTAGCCCAGCCCGTATTCCACGGCAAATAATCCCTCGTCTTGAACCCCCAGCGTCCCAAAGCTGCACTCAGAGGCGGTACAAGCGGGGCAGTATCCGGCTCATTGGTGATGTAACCCGGTGCAAGGTTGGGCACGCGAATCCTTCTAAACACGCGTAGTCCTCTCGTCAACCACCAGCCTCTAGAGATATATTTCTCCTGTTGATCTTGCACCGCATTCATGGCGCGGTTTTTATCACTCATCGACGCTTGCAGTGCAAGGTATGGACCGACTACACCGACTAACGCGATGATGGCCACGCCAGCGGCCACCCAGGTGCCGATGTTGCTGGCGAGATCAACTGGATTTGCTCCATCGTCactggaggaagaagaagacatgttgaggTGTTGAGGCACAGCGTGACACAAGCTTGTCTTTGGCGCAGAAAATCCAATTGGGTTGGATTATATCACGTGCACGAGTTGACCCTTGCATGCTTGTCTCCCATTCGCGTATCCTTCCCAAGGTAAGAAAATATGCACTATGATCGCCTCGCAAAGTAAAGACGACCTACGAGTATCTCCATTCAGCATATCCTCCATAGATCCATTACCTAAATGATAAAACCAAAGGGCTAAGCTCTATCATTCTGCAAACACTCGATTTCCTCATTCCTTCAAACAGCCACGACATGTCCGAGCGCCCATACGACATTCTCTCAGACGCTGAGAAATTAGCCGTCACAGCCCTCGAGGACGACGGCATCTCGCAGGCACTCAGGATCAAGTTCGAACTCACACTGTCAGAGAAGAGGCTCAattacttcttcttcgagccTGGTACTTGATCTGATGGAGATATGATGGAATGCGAAATTTCACAAATCAGAGTACCAGCAAATGGCAGAGTCAAGCTCTGCGTGTTTTCAGCATTGTTTTCTGCACCGGATGGATGCAATGTGTTAGCTATTAGATCTCCAGATACAGAAGTCCAAGACTAATTAATTACGATAGTCAAACTCATCGCTATAGTGAGAAGGATTGCTAAAATTAGGACTGACTAGCGTTCTGTCCAGTACAAGTTCTTATGATTTCTTGGAATGGGGAGTATTAAGGAAAGACGTCCTGCTCTCAAAACTATGTACTTAATATATCACCTTAAACCATTCTTCCAAGTGCGTAAATGGCTTTTGGCTAATGAATGAGAATCAGCCCCTTCCAGGGCAGTGAACCTTCTGATCCCTGTCATCAATCCAACAAGTTGATCCATCGCCAGCCCCGCTCTGCCTAGTGCACTAGTGACATTTTTGTTAGTAAATAGTAGCAGGCTAGGAATAGAGGTCCAATACCGAGCCAATCTGGCACCTCCTAGGTACAATATCAGTAGAGTTCATCAGCAGATAAAAAAGATAGAGAACATACAGATTAGATAGTGCGATCTTGCAACTAGTGCCATTACATTTCTTCCAAATAGTTAGTACCCGGTCTGGAATAAGGTTTAGCCGAGACACTAACCCCATAGTTGAACTGGCGGGCTTTAAGCTTAGTATCAGGTTCTGAGGCTGGAGACGCAATGGCAACTGAGGCTCCAGCAAGGAGACCAGTGAGGACGTGTAGAAGCTGCATCTTTGGTAGAGATCTTGGTTATAGTTATGGATGGGAATGAATTTCGAGAGCGGCTGCTCAATCTTGATCCAGATGGCAGCTTCGCAGCCTTTATATAGATATTGGTCAGTTGCAAAGTACAGAGCGACGGCTTGCTTCCCTTACAGTAAAGCACAATGAGATCGGCTAGCGGTGGGGCGTTTCCGGGAAGGAGCAGGGAGTCCATACTGTAAGGCATGGTACAATACAGTGACTCCGTGTAAGTAGGCGAAGATGTATTGACGTTATTACGGGGCTGCAACGGGATGTAATGTGAAGCTTGTCTCTAATTGGCACTCACATCATGAATCATCAACTCTACCTACCGGATTCATTATGGAACTGGGGTGCCCCTGTGGGCCTTTTGAAGCGAAAGCTGACGATCCGATTTGTTAATTAGAAATAATCTGAAAATTGAGTTTATGCCGCGATAGCTGAAAGACAGGAGTAGTTATGATCAACAGTATGGCTCTTTTTGGTACAAATATACGGTAGTACGGTTGCATTGACTTATGTAAACTATTCGTATCCAAATTGACATTCCTCAGCAGATTAACAGAAAAAGCATgatattataatatactatagTAGCTTATATAGCTTTTAAGTAATATCATAAGTAGAAAATATACAGGCTCTTGAGTCTCAGTGTAGGCCTATGGCTTAATTGCCCTAATAGTAGTGAGTCGAACATAGACGAGCTAAGAAGCGCTATAGCAAACAACGAGAAAAAAGGTGTTTGTACCGGAAGTCGGTATCCATGCCAAGCTGACCAACTCACTAATGCAGTGACGACCTGTTGACTTCTCCATTAGGTGAGTCAACGTCTGCTCCATCTGTGGCCGCTTGGTTGGCACAGACTTTGCGCTGTACAATCTCAAGGGGTTACAAATGTCCTATTCCGCGATTAAATAGATATATTTTGCTATAATAGAAGTAAAgaatattataatattattgATACTTAATATAGTTATAGATAGAGATAATACTAACGTAACTAGCAAGTAGATCAGAATAGATGGACTACTGATAATGACTAATGTAAGTACCTGTCAGGACATTTATAGCCCCTGTGGGCTGTACCTCGATTTTCATTCAAGGGCATTCAAAGTAGAGGTGAGGGAAAATGGGcctcgatgatcttgactcAGTTCGTTGGCCTGCGCATATGACACCGAGAAAAAATCACTCACGCCCCTGGCCATAGTCACCTGAATCAATGGAGATGTTTCGGCGATTGCCTATTCCGTCGGAAGGCAGATATTTGCAGAATGACGGTCACTTCATCTGAAGGTATACGTTACTATAAGTTAGTGGGTATgactatatataatattgGCAgtaaaataataatataagGGGCTATTGTGTTCCATTTACTATCTATATTAACGGAGAATACTGTAATTTTAGCTTTAAGACAGCAAGGGTTCTTCAATGAAAAGCGGCTCATATGGCTTTAGAGCTTTGGCAAGACGTTTGGCCATGGGTTTGTGGACACGACCAAGGAAGTCAACTGCAAAATCCAACCTAATTTATTTAACTGCCTGGACCCGGAAAACTATTTCCTTAAAGACCAATGGCGGGTCCTACCACGCTGTTTCTGCCGTAccatccatcttggctgcgagGGACTTGGTCCTTGCGGGCTTGACTAATAGACGTAAGTAGTTGGCACCATGAGTAGAATCACTTACTTACGCTTAAGCCTTTGCATCATTTTGTCTGTCGCCACTAATTTAACTGTAGACACGGATCTTGTTTCTGATCTTGCTACCCAGTAGCTGGTATATTGGTACATTGTGCTTCCTTGCTTTTTCTGGTTAGCAAAACAAACACTCATCTGTTAACAGAACGAACATGAATTCTGATTCAAGAGATTAAATAACAGTCTAGAGCCTCCACGATCCTTTCAGGTCCCAGGGTGCAATGTCAATGCCAGACAAGGCGCTCATGAACACGGGGCCCCCACGATAGAACTCACCGCGCCAAGACAGTTGCCAGATGTTTTCAATGTCGCTGTTACGTTACTTATGAGTCAGTGTTAAAAATGAGCGTCATAAGTTACTCAGCGTCAAGTCCTATATACTTTTCAGGCAACCTTCGACCGCGTTGGTGTGGCCTTGAGAGAAGCTTTACCCCACCGGCATCGTCTGTGGCCTTGACGAACAGCCATCGAGGCGGGACGCGAAACTACTCCGTTGATGCAATCTTACCCATTATGCTTAAATACCTGCAATCTTCCCCGTGCCACTCACTCTTCGTTTTTGCAGTTCGCAAGTTCGAAATCCTCTCTTTTTTGCAAGATCTCTATCATGCCTGGCATCAAAAATATAAGTCCAATTATATACACGAATAAATCCACCACTCTTCCTACAGCCACGTCAAATCCGACTTTCCCCCCGGCAGCATCACCCTCAAAGGCCATCCCTTAACCTCGTGTATCTCTCCCACAATCTTATGCAGCCACGTCGTCGCCAGCACAGGAAACACATACTCAAACCTCTCCCTCATCGCAATCTCAACACCTGCATTCCACGCCTGTCGTGCAAGGTCCTCATTGCCCAGCGCAATATGCGCATGCGCCATGGATAAATGAACAATAGCGAGTGTCCAGCCATGTCGTGACTTGAATATCCCCAAACTGTCGATCATTTGACCCGTGAGCTGCCAGTGCTGTAGCGCCTCGGGAAACTTTTTGCCTTCGTGGTGGATGCGCGCTGAGAGGATTAGACGCCGCACACGAAGGACTTGATCGTTTAGATCATCGAGTTCGGGCGGTTCCACGCTGATGAGTTCTTGAAGAACGGTGGTAGCGTCGGATAAGCGGTTGAGGCCGATGTAACCTTCTGCTCTGGCCATGGATAATCTTCGGAACGGACGGCCTCTGCGTGCAGTCATGCCATCGAGTTCAACCTGGATAATCTCCAGGGCTTTCTCGTACTCGTGCAACTCGCAGTGAATCTCTGCTAGTCTTGTAACAATAAGTAACCGCGTATTCGGTCTTATCGGCATCGTCGAGTTGAGCCAGAGATGTTGTTCCAAAGACGCCCTCGTTGTCTTAAAGTCTCCGATTGAATGGAAGAACTTTGCCGCCACGCCTTGGAGTCTCCTCGTAACTTCAATCTCAAACGTCGAAAGCGGATGGATTCCCTCCCAATTATATATCGTTGATGCCACTCCGGGATCATACCGATGTATTTTGTTCTCGATATTCGATATGTGCAATCTACCCCGTAAGGCATTATCAGATCGTGTATTCCCTTCGTAATCCGCCgccaaaaagtcaacaatCAGCGCCTCCGACCGCTGAAAGTTCCCATCAATACGCGATATTATGCTATCGAAGAGTGTAACTGAAGCTTGGTAGTAAAATGACATGTTTTTGCGAAGGAGGGATTTTGCTCGTTCAACGGCTGCATAGCGAATTGCGAAGAGATCGCGCTCGCAGAAAAAAAGGAGAGCTTCGATGACGCATGCGCGAAGTGAAGAGGGCAGTCGTTTCTGGTTCGTCGCtttgtcaaggagattcCATATCGCCTTTTTGAGCGGCAGTGCCCTAGAGATGTTAGTCAACGATGTTGAGACGTCATAAGCTTCAAGTATTAACCAAGCTAGGGCTGGGAGGGATCGTACTGGGCGTACCAATTGACTTTGCCTTCGTAGCAAGGAGGACATGCAAAGCATAGTAACTTGAGCGCAGTCGTCGCCCAATCTTCCGTTGTTTGTGGTGTCAATCGATGAGAAAGGTCTTTTTGCGCATCGGACGATAAAGACCAGATAATCGTGCCATCCTCTAAAGCCTGTTGTGTAACTTCCGGCCGTTGACCCAATTCCGCAAGACGCTCATCACTCGACAACAGCCCGATTATTTCAGCATTGAACCCGAAATCGGAGGCTGTTATGCTCTGTATCTCTCCTTCATTGGTCCATCGTCTCATTGGAATCTTGGCGCATTTGAGCAAATCGAGTGGAATGTCATTTCCGCCAAGAGCatgcaggagaagaagaccctgCTCGGCTGGT
Protein-coding regions in this window:
- a CDS encoding hypothetical protein (At least one base has a quality score < 10) produces the protein MSSSSSSDDGANPVDLASNIGTWVAAGVAIIALVGVVGPYLALQASMSDKNRAMNAVQDQQEKYISRGWWLTRGLRVFRRIRVPNLAPGYITNEPDTAPLVPPLSAALGRWGFKTRDYLPWNTGWAKMSELIESYEVRDGISNGLVDLDVPKTGGTLEVVNSRTALVVNKHWILILGLLGRYGDRVDKGILQRKGIRRNFDGERASIRHFALPRKAKQRESDSHFEWVRKKQTHAMSRMRGSSSRDSASSRSWSDSEPDSDGTVMAVRRSAYGTITLETTPQPTIYGITGKLQQLGRHKGSWSYLTSVSFVPHIAKEIFEAGVDERRESSSLQTLFWLAHGFLPCGRTAEGRQMVISLEAPDLSLVSIGRNIDDILAWPEYSLQESDDVPISIGIAMQCLGIPEPQILQFLPLDAASQAKRVLEKTSHHSYDGTQSPADESDERSRQWERELPAQQASLSLDGPWVRYSSPSHETFCLFQRRDFEKTLRLGLTIDWDSWGFLIWKDKFWISILRRTTSILKINEICDSEFGQAFELASYSRIFDWKQSGKFYAQRLADQLSFDKFLTDYLDTYDLRPLRLSLGVIYILDQQLRENTLKVYASLCNNRESNDPRSQARMKYLESALEEVEAEHRIQKIMHKNDETLVTNKKMAGNPDSESVEEVYTHMLIRALDTETLDHFNIVYEPADDLFYRITGYIAPWEQEILFKHTSIRRELNQLKGRLVGGVLEYTYKTRQLKWYSDKTSMLEYSTWQLTSQDVVIAGDKKSIWIEEKDMVMVALWVANRAAMWIGAQDSKPLLEFVEDLDTYAYIL